In the Candidatus Peregrinibacteria bacterium genome, TGATCACGTTTTGGATGAGGCGATTTTGGAAAAACTAGGGGATGCGGATGTCGTTTTTCTTCCGGTTGGTAGTGCAGGGGTACTGGATGCGAAGACGGCTTCAAAAGTTTATGAAGAAGTTGATCCAAAAATAGTTATACCTATGCAGCACTCAGAGGGTGAATTTGGTCCGGTCGGAGATTTCTTAAAAGAAGTAGGTAAGGTTGGCTTAGAATTTGAACCGTCATTAAAAGTTGAAAAATCAAGTTTGCCGGTTGATTCAACAGAGTTCCATGTTTTGGAAAATCATGTGTAATATCAGTTTTGTATTTGTGGCATTTTAGAATTAATTAGAAATTTTTACATGGACGTAAAAAAAACAATCCTAATGGTGATCGATGGTTGGGGTGAGGCAGAGGCCTATGATGGGAATGCCATAACAAATGCGAATACTCCAGTTATGGACTCACTCAAGGAAAATTATCCTTGGACTACTCTTCATGCATGCGGAGAACATGTTGGTCTTCCAGAAGGTGGGCTTGGAGGTTCTGAAGTAGGGCATCTAACTATCGGAGCGGGGCGCAGAATTTATCAACCGATGGCAGAGATAAATAATTCTATAAAAGATGGCTCATTTTTTGAGCTCGAGCCTTTGAAAAATGCGATGCAGCATGTGAAAGCTACGGGTGGGAAACTTCATTTACTTGGAATGACATCTGACAAAGGGATTCATAGCGACCTTGCTCATATGTTCGCATTGATGGAAATGGCCAAGAAATATGAAATTGAAAAAGTATACATCCATGCAATTACAGATGGACGTGATGTGCCAGAAAAAAGTTCAAAAGGATTTATTCAGCAAATTTTAGATAAGATAGAAGAACTCGGAATTGGGAAAATCGCTACAATTATTGGGAGGTATTATGCGATGGATAGAGATAAGAATTGGGAGCGCACGCAAGTTGCA is a window encoding:
- a CDS encoding MBL fold metallo-hydrolase, which codes for MDITYYGDTSFHLKGKKVAVALNPKKGMPKFDLALFSSDKHEDAEANSFIDWPGEYEVREVLVHGLSVSYGNDSTIIYNFELDDVKVLYLPNLDHVLDEAILEKLGDADVVFLPVGSAGVLDAKTASKVYEEVDPKIVIPMQHSEGEFGPVGDFLKEVGKVGLEFEPSLKVEKSSLPVDSTEFHVLENHV